From the Limanda limanda chromosome 2, fLimLim1.1, whole genome shotgun sequence genome, one window contains:
- the ift27 gene encoding intraflagellar transport protein 27 homolog gives MVKLRARCLLVGDAAVGKSALSHVFHSDGTLFQKNYSMTTGVELLLKCVNIPESSDSVELYITDSAGKETLVEACEKMWGEPSLLCLVFDLTSEQSFANCSRWMERVRGHVQGLQVPGVLVGNKSDLSARREVQTAEAQEWAQSQGLDYHETSAREMENCDAPLLSLARTFQSLYQERRENIQNLSPG, from the exons ATGGTGAAGCTGAGGGCAAGATGTCTGCTCGTCG gagatgCTGCCGTGGGGAAAAGTGCCCTCTCCCATGTGTTCCACAGTGATGGTACCCTCTTCCAGAAGAACTACAGCATG ACGACCGGAGTGGAGCTGCTGTTGAAGTGTGTGAACATCCCAGAGAGCAGCGACAGTGTG gagctCTACATCACCGACTCTGCAGGGAAGGAGACGTTAGTCGAAGCCTGCGAGAAAATG TGGGGTGAGCCCTCTCTTCTGTGCCTGGTTTTCGATCTGACCAGCGAGCAGTCGTTTGCCAACTGCAGCCGCTGGATGGAGAGGGTCCGTGGCCACGTGCAGGGTCTCCAGGTTCCAG GCGTCCTGGTGGGCAACAAGTCGGACCTGTCCGCTCGAAGAGAGGTGCAGACAGCCGAGGCCCAGGAGTGGGCCCAGAGCCAGGGGTTGGATTACCACGAGACCTCAGCC agggagatggagaatTGTGACGCTCCGCTCCTCAGCTTAGCCCGAACCTTCCAGTCTCTCTATCAGGAACGTCGGGAGAACATCCAGAACCTGAGTCCAGGCTAG